A single window of Halobacillus naozhouensis DNA harbors:
- a CDS encoding S8 family peptidase has product MKKRASFVLTLVAILSLFVSLLPSGIGVNAEANIDVSIDPYLNKALESESGPFEVVVTFEGEGAPTTENVALLEEIGVSDGVTMKALPVAGVLATESQIDKLSKAEGVRSLYLNRKLIYFNEKATELTGVDQVRTDDQMTKWNEGLPVTGEGGSVLVHDSGVDGTHADLEYGSHLIENVLSSINLQAYSDIGPVTYQEGIVNTDTNSGHGTHVAGTVGGTGEKSNGKYEGVAPGADLVGYGSGGALFILDAIGGFDYALTHQAEFDIRVITNSWGSSGEFDPNGPVNVASKAAYERGMVVTFAAGNAGPEADTMNPYSLAPWVISVAAGTFENELADFSSRGVKGESGTFTSEGETYTYFNRPDISAPGLNIVSTRTLSPVGVLNTTTDAENIPTAFQPYYTTLSGTSMATPHVAGIIMLMFEANPTLSPDEVFEILTETTTSMPGYEAWEVGTGYINAYAAVDRAFALTDNKFKKSAKR; this is encoded by the coding sequence ATGAAGAAAAGAGCAAGCTTTGTTTTAACACTGGTCGCAATTTTATCCTTATTTGTTTCGCTATTACCAAGTGGAATAGGAGTGAATGCAGAAGCAAATATTGACGTTTCTATCGACCCCTATTTAAATAAAGCATTAGAATCGGAATCAGGACCGTTTGAAGTGGTGGTCACTTTTGAAGGTGAGGGGGCTCCTACCACTGAAAATGTTGCTTTGCTTGAAGAGATTGGAGTATCGGATGGGGTTACTATGAAGGCCCTTCCGGTCGCCGGTGTTTTAGCAACAGAAAGTCAGATTGATAAACTATCAAAAGCAGAAGGTGTTCGTTCTCTGTACTTGAACAGAAAGCTGATATACTTTAACGAAAAGGCTACAGAACTTACAGGAGTCGATCAGGTTCGTACGGATGATCAGATGACAAAATGGAACGAAGGACTACCTGTTACCGGAGAAGGGGGTTCCGTACTTGTACATGACAGTGGGGTCGACGGCACACATGCAGACTTAGAATACGGATCTCATCTAATTGAAAATGTACTTAGCTCCATTAACTTACAAGCATATAGCGATATCGGCCCTGTGACATATCAAGAGGGTATTGTGAACACGGATACCAACTCCGGGCATGGGACTCATGTTGCTGGTACTGTTGGTGGCACAGGAGAAAAGTCTAACGGAAAATATGAAGGGGTGGCCCCGGGTGCAGATTTAGTAGGCTATGGCTCCGGAGGTGCTCTCTTTATTCTTGATGCAATTGGCGGATTTGACTATGCTTTAACCCATCAGGCGGAATTTGACATTCGCGTCATTACAAATTCTTGGGGTTCATCAGGTGAATTTGACCCGAATGGCCCGGTTAACGTTGCTAGTAAAGCAGCATATGAACGGGGCATGGTTGTGACCTTTGCGGCGGGTAATGCTGGTCCTGAGGCGGATACTATGAACCCATATTCTCTCGCACCATGGGTGATTTCTGTGGCAGCAGGTACCTTTGAAAATGAGCTGGCAGACTTTTCATCACGTGGTGTGAAAGGTGAAAGCGGGACATTTACCAGTGAAGGTGAAACGTATACGTATTTCAACCGGCCCGACATATCAGCTCCAGGTTTAAATATCGTGTCAACCAGAACTCTTTCCCCGGTAGGGGTACTTAATACGACTACTGACGCGGAAAATATACCTACTGCTTTTCAACCGTATTATACAACGTTAAGTGGAACATCCATGGCTACCCCACACGTTGCAGGCATAATCATGTTGATGTTTGAAGCTAACCCGACACTATCTCCCGACGAAGTCTTTGAAATCCTGACTGAAACCACTACGTCCATGCCGGGATATGAAGCATGGGAAGTCGGTACTGGCTATATTAACGCCTATGCAGCTGTAGATCGTGCGTTTGCGTTGACTGACAATAAGTTTAAAAAAAGTGCGAAAAGATAA
- a CDS encoding serine hydrolase, which yields MTLNPDDRFPLASTVKIIIAFNFVRMVENDKFSISEKVNVNYIDKFFIKNTDGGAHPAWKNSINNPNEVSLLEVAKGMMHFSSNACTDYLMSKIGLDVINESLKTLQTNKHDRITYLTPSVLIPVYLSDKKKIAADKIKSMSLSSYQELSEELFQKMAMDNCDSLKEKAVQMLDRKVQYATSEKLPSSTTVDYADLMCKLGKELLSIKEKELFNEVLIGKSIKDDQDDFFWYRGGATLFVLTSALYRERGDHSVSVSLFMRDDKAGEIYWIKNILNSFIFSIATDHDFRNRVKELAVN from the coding sequence TTGACGCTAAATCCAGACGATAGATTTCCTCTAGCCAGTACAGTAAAGATCATTATTGCATTTAATTTTGTAAGAATGGTTGAAAACGATAAATTTTCCATTTCCGAAAAAGTAAATGTCAACTATATTGATAAATTTTTTATCAAAAATACAGATGGTGGCGCCCATCCTGCCTGGAAAAATTCCATTAATAATCCTAATGAGGTATCGTTGTTAGAGGTAGCTAAGGGGATGATGCATTTTAGTTCAAATGCATGTACAGATTACTTAATGAGTAAAATTGGATTAGATGTTATTAACGAGAGTTTAAAAACTCTCCAAACGAATAAACACGATAGAATAACTTATCTAACACCGTCCGTTTTAATACCAGTTTATTTGTCAGATAAGAAGAAAATAGCTGCTGATAAGATAAAATCAATGAGTCTTTCTTCTTACCAAGAATTGTCAGAAGAGTTATTTCAGAAAATGGCAATGGATAATTGTGATTCTCTTAAAGAAAAAGCAGTTCAAATGTTAGATCGAAAAGTACAATATGCTACATCAGAAAAACTGCCATCTTCAACTACAGTAGATTACGCTGACCTTATGTGCAAGTTAGGAAAAGAACTACTGAGTATAAAAGAAAAAGAACTATTTAATGAAGTATTAATCGGAAAAAGCATTAAAGATGATCAAGATGACTTCTTTTGGTATAGGGGTGGAGCTACACTATTTGTTTTAACTTCTGCCTTGTATAGAGAAAGAGGAGATCACTCCGTTTCAGTTTCCCTGTTTATGCGTGATGATAAAGCTGGAGAAATATACTGGATAAAAAATATACTCAATAGCTTCATTTTCAGTATAGCCACTGATCATGATTTCAGAAATAGAGTAAAAGAATTGGCAGTTAATTAA
- the ltrA gene encoding group II intron reverse transcriptase/maturase: MPTLRNWDYYHMTETFTDLHEKASQGYKFSHLYDTIISRENILLAFRMIKTNKGSKTPGTDGKTIDDMKELSENNLVNEVRTKLRNYHPKKVRREWIEKENGKWRPLGIPCILDRIIQQSFKQVLEPIVESQFFKHSYGFRPLRSAHHAMARIQYLINQAQFHFVVDVDIKSFFDNVNHSLLNKQLWNMGIRDRKVLACIAKMIKSEIDGEGVPVKGSPQGGILSPLLSNVVLNDLDQWVAGQWEVFPLTKTYSSDDAKRRARKQTNLKQGYLIRYADDFKILCRDGKTAQRWYHAVRLYLKERLKLDISPEKSQIVNLRKRESEFLGFTIRANKKGKKRVAHTGVISSKRRKIKQEAKKLIRTIKASPSAGNIQRYNSFVLGIHHYFKRATHVSLAFSRLAFDLKPFLVNRLRPVGKLEHPFQPPPFYKKNFSLGTKTINIRGMYLFPIGNVKTFHKMNFSPKLSLYTKRGREQIYKKLRPDIQQEVGYLMKASLPNRSIEYLDNRISRYSMKMGKCEITGEYLHASDVHCHHYVPKSFGGTDKFQNLRILHKDVHRLIHIRDIERINFYLEKIPQNQRILDKINQYRKVCGMEGIKRSSLEE; encoded by the coding sequence GTGCCAACGTTGCGAAACTGGGATTATTATCATATGACGGAGACGTTTACAGACCTACATGAAAAAGCGAGTCAAGGATACAAGTTTTCTCATCTTTATGACACGATCATTTCGAGAGAAAACATCCTGCTCGCTTTTCGCATGATTAAAACCAACAAAGGGTCCAAAACGCCAGGTACCGATGGAAAAACCATCGATGACATGAAAGAGCTATCGGAAAACAATCTCGTAAACGAAGTAAGAACCAAACTAAGAAACTATCACCCGAAGAAAGTTCGAAGAGAATGGATTGAAAAAGAGAACGGTAAATGGAGACCTCTTGGGATTCCATGTATCTTGGATAGAATCATCCAACAGAGCTTCAAACAAGTTCTCGAACCGATTGTTGAGTCTCAATTCTTCAAACATAGTTACGGGTTCAGACCTCTCCGGTCTGCTCATCATGCTATGGCAAGGATACAATACTTAATTAACCAAGCGCAATTTCATTTTGTCGTCGATGTAGATATTAAAAGTTTCTTTGATAATGTGAATCACTCATTACTAAATAAACAGCTTTGGAATATGGGTATTCGAGACCGAAAGGTTCTCGCTTGTATAGCTAAAATGATCAAGTCCGAAATCGATGGAGAAGGTGTGCCTGTGAAAGGATCACCACAAGGTGGTATTCTATCACCTTTACTCTCTAATGTGGTTCTAAATGACTTAGATCAATGGGTTGCAGGACAATGGGAGGTCTTTCCTCTTACAAAAACCTACAGTTCAGATGATGCTAAAAGGCGAGCTAGAAAACAAACAAACTTGAAGCAAGGATACTTGATTAGGTACGCCGATGATTTTAAAATTCTATGCCGAGATGGAAAGACAGCTCAACGGTGGTACCATGCGGTACGTCTTTACCTCAAAGAGCGTTTAAAGTTGGACATCTCTCCAGAGAAATCTCAAATTGTAAACTTGAGAAAACGAGAATCAGAGTTCTTAGGTTTCACCATTCGTGCGAATAAAAAGGGGAAGAAACGAGTGGCCCATACAGGGGTCATTTCCTCAAAAAGAAGGAAAATCAAACAGGAAGCTAAGAAGCTCATTCGAACAATAAAAGCTTCCCCTTCTGCTGGAAATATTCAACGTTATAATAGTTTCGTTTTGGGTATTCATCATTACTTCAAACGAGCGACTCATGTAAGCCTTGCGTTCTCACGTCTTGCTTTCGATCTTAAACCATTTCTAGTGAACCGTCTTCGACCGGTTGGAAAACTAGAACATCCTTTTCAGCCACCACCTTTTTATAAGAAGAACTTTAGCTTAGGAACGAAGACTATCAACATTAGAGGGATGTACCTTTTTCCTATTGGTAATGTTAAAACATTCCATAAGATGAACTTCAGTCCAAAGCTTTCGCTTTACACAAAGAGAGGTAGAGAACAAATTTATAAAAAGTTACGACCGGATATACAACAAGAAGTCGGTTATTTAATGAAAGCTTCTCTACCGAATCGGAGTATAGAATATCTTGATAATCGAATAAGTCGGTACAGTATGAAGATGGGTAAATGTGAAATTACAGGCGAGTATTTACATGCTTCAGATGTTCATTGTCATCATTATGTACCCAAGAGTTTTGGAGGAACGGATAAGTTTCAAAACCTCCGCATTCTCCATAAAGATGTCCACCGGCTCATACACATTAGAGATATCGAGCGAATCAATTTTTATCTTGAAAAGATTCCACAAAACCAACGAATTCTAGATAAAATTAACCAATACCGAAAGGTATGTGGGATGGAAGGGATCAAGCGATCCAGTCTCGAAGAGTAA